In Micromonospora purpureochromogenes, a single window of DNA contains:
- a CDS encoding zinc-dependent alcohol dehydrogenase: MRATTWTGKDSVKVVDVPDPRIMNARDAIVKISSTAICGSDLHLYHGYIPAMRKGDILGHEFMGEVVEVGPEVDNLAVGDRVVVPFPIACGNCASCQQGRYSVCENSNPNAGIAEKIMGHSPAGIFGYSHLLGGYAGGQAEYARVPFADVGPIKIPDEVPDDQALMLADIFPTAYMGAEMCDIAPGDVVAVWGAGPVGLLAAASARLLGAERVIVIDRYPYRLRLAAERAGAETINYEQLDVLDELNRLTAGRGPDACIDAVGLEGHHGNAAMYAYDRVKQAGRLETERPFALREAILSCRSGGVVSVIGAYGGFVDKFPMGAFMNRSLIMRTGQCHVQRYTRPLLERIVKGEIDPSFVISHRMPLKDAAKGYKIFQKKQDDCTKVVLKV; the protein is encoded by the coding sequence ATGAGAGCCACCACCTGGACGGGCAAGGACAGCGTCAAGGTCGTCGACGTGCCCGATCCGCGCATCATGAACGCCCGGGACGCCATCGTGAAGATCAGCTCGACCGCGATCTGCGGCTCCGACCTGCACCTTTACCACGGCTACATCCCGGCCATGCGCAAGGGCGACATCCTCGGCCACGAGTTCATGGGCGAGGTGGTCGAGGTCGGCCCGGAGGTCGACAACCTCGCCGTCGGCGACCGGGTGGTGGTGCCGTTCCCCATCGCCTGCGGCAACTGCGCCTCCTGCCAGCAGGGCCGCTACTCGGTCTGCGAGAACTCCAACCCCAACGCCGGCATCGCCGAGAAGATCATGGGCCACTCGCCGGCTGGCATCTTCGGCTACAGCCACCTGCTCGGCGGGTACGCCGGCGGCCAGGCCGAGTACGCCCGGGTGCCGTTCGCCGACGTCGGCCCGATCAAAATCCCCGACGAGGTGCCCGACGACCAGGCGCTGATGCTCGCCGACATCTTTCCGACCGCCTACATGGGGGCCGAGATGTGCGACATCGCCCCCGGCGACGTGGTCGCGGTCTGGGGTGCCGGGCCGGTCGGCCTGCTCGCCGCCGCCAGCGCCCGGCTGCTCGGCGCGGAGCGGGTCATCGTCATCGACCGGTACCCGTACCGGCTGCGGCTCGCCGCCGAGCGGGCCGGCGCGGAGACGATCAACTACGAGCAGCTCGACGTGCTGGACGAGCTGAACCGGCTCACCGCCGGCCGGGGTCCGGACGCCTGCATCGACGCGGTCGGGCTGGAGGGGCACCACGGCAACGCCGCGATGTACGCCTACGACCGGGTGAAGCAGGCCGGCCGGCTGGAGACCGAGCGGCCCTTCGCTTTGCGCGAGGCGATCCTGTCCTGCCGCAGCGGGGGAGTGGTCTCGGTGATCGGGGCGTACGGCGGGTTCGTGGACAAGTTCCCGATGGGCGCGTTCATGAACCGCTCGCTGATCATGCGGACCGGGCAGTGCCACGTGCAGCGCTACACCCGGCCGCTGCTGGAGCGGATCGTGAAGGGCGAGATCGACCCGAGCTTCGTCATCAGCCACCGAATGCCGCTGAAGGACGCCGCCAAGGGCTACAAGATCTTCCAGAAGAAGCAGGACGACTGCACCAAGGTGGTGCTCAAGGTCTGA